The following are encoded together in the Opitutales bacterium genome:
- a CDS encoding lipase family protein — MPDEKNLLENAKELGQNGAHYPTQRAAFSNRTAWLMAILADAAYIRFEQATEESVFKLAEDLAEISDPKTIEVRLSELKSRWSENRGDASKLEEILGLAGLKLQATIFNDEGDPTNDTEAFLATYDDPDNPDHRFAVIAFRGSTSAVDWLNNVDAKLEDVRAKRPDEKVPPQVHRGIWRSYKNAETDINEQLKCVREYPLYLTGHSLGGALAVLCAYFQPKDNLAACYTFGAPRLGNYEFFQEFYTPIYRVVNSFDPVTLLPPSKEHVAVLKFINQVLSTFLFPSFFLWFRKFATKRQGYLHAGDLRYMANATEDKDGEFTFKTFTNFDLGQRIKRLISIITMPDSYRRIDRYHDMGLYRRKLRHLARPRNLKIFKPEKPNEAKTDPIGDLGS, encoded by the coding sequence ATGCCAGATGAGAAAAACCTGTTAGAAAATGCAAAGGAGCTCGGCCAAAATGGAGCTCATTACCCGACCCAGCGTGCCGCATTTAGCAATCGAACCGCATGGCTCATGGCGATCTTAGCAGATGCGGCTTATATACGTTTCGAACAAGCCACGGAAGAGTCAGTGTTCAAGCTGGCCGAAGACTTGGCGGAAATTTCCGATCCGAAAACAATCGAGGTGCGCCTCTCAGAGCTTAAGTCACGATGGTCTGAAAATAGAGGCGATGCGTCTAAGCTTGAGGAAATCCTGGGGCTAGCTGGCTTAAAATTGCAGGCGACCATCTTTAATGATGAGGGGGATCCTACTAACGACACCGAGGCCTTTTTAGCGACCTACGATGACCCGGATAATCCTGACCATCGGTTTGCAGTGATCGCCTTCAGGGGCTCCACCTCTGCTGTAGACTGGCTCAATAATGTCGATGCAAAGCTCGAGGATGTAAGAGCGAAGCGACCAGATGAAAAAGTACCTCCACAAGTGCATCGAGGAATTTGGAGGAGCTACAAGAATGCAGAAACGGACATAAACGAACAACTGAAGTGCGTTCGAGAATACCCGCTCTACCTTACCGGTCATTCTCTCGGAGGAGCGCTCGCAGTCTTATGTGCTTATTTCCAACCCAAAGATAACCTGGCTGCTTGCTACACCTTTGGAGCGCCTCGCCTGGGTAATTATGAGTTTTTCCAGGAGTTTTATACCCCTATATACCGGGTCGTAAACTCGTTTGATCCGGTCACCTTACTCCCACCTTCTAAAGAACATGTGGCCGTGCTGAAGTTTATAAACCAGGTGCTATCTACATTTCTTTTCCCTTCATTCTTTTTATGGTTCCGAAAATTCGCGACGAAACGTCAGGGATACCTTCATGCGGGTGACTTGAGATACATGGCTAATGCTACCGAGGATAAAGATGGTGAATTCACCTTTAAGACCTTCACGAATTTCGACTTGGGCCAGCGAATTAAGCGCCTGATATCAATCATAACTATGCCGGACTCCTATCGCCGAATTGATCGCTATCATGATATGGGACTCTACCGAAGGAAGCTCCGGCATTTGGCCCGCCCGCGTAATTTAAAGATATTCAAGCCGGAAAAACCAAATGAAGCGAAAACCGATCCCATAGGAGACTTGGGGTCATGA
- a CDS encoding YciI family protein: MHYILFYKYASDYLERRGVYRDEHLSLAKAAIDRGELFLGGAFADPADGAALVFKGDSPEAAESYAKADPYVTNRLVTSWHVREWTTVIGKDAASPIVS, from the coding sequence ATGCATTACATACTCTTCTATAAATATGCGTCTGACTATCTCGAGCGACGCGGAGTCTACCGGGATGAGCACCTCTCCCTAGCAAAAGCCGCTATCGATCGAGGCGAGTTATTCTTGGGTGGTGCCTTTGCAGACCCAGCTGACGGAGCCGCACTGGTGTTTAAAGGGGATTCCCCCGAGGCCGCGGAATCTTATGCAAAGGCAGATCCTTATGTCACCAATAGACTCGTGACTTCTTGGCATGTCCGGGAATGGACCACAGTAATCGGGAAAGATGCAGCATCCCCGATCGTTTCGTGA
- a CDS encoding DNA photolyase, which yields MSSTTSRFSHIYHEPETRNTRLGKHVAEKFPEAIWIPVDHYKDVFNRPGQHFQSQKKSMKLILAYKEAPYLYDGSEQAQDFGYTNFTYNTPIANCLYNCDYCFLQGLYPSGNIVLYVNQEDILEAVDQAIPERSDTSQPLYLALSYNTDLLGFEHLFPVSRFWIEAARARSDLEIEIRTKSSNFRVISDIQPDPSILLAWTLSPDRVYRRYESWTASPKRRLKAARAARDAGWRVRLCIDPAIPIEGWESAYTELLDAVQSSFQAEELDSFSLGTFRMGLDTFKTIRKQRPDSDLYFQQLERKSGLVSLKNEHHQSVVTFIQDRLEEAFPRVPVAVG from the coding sequence ATGAGTTCCACAACCTCTAGATTCTCCCACATCTACCACGAACCGGAAACGCGGAATACTAGACTGGGAAAACATGTAGCCGAGAAATTCCCAGAGGCAATCTGGATACCCGTTGATCATTACAAAGACGTATTCAACCGACCCGGACAACACTTCCAAAGCCAGAAGAAGAGCATGAAGCTTATCCTGGCATATAAAGAAGCCCCCTACCTCTATGACGGGAGTGAACAAGCCCAAGACTTTGGTTATACTAATTTCACCTACAACACCCCCATCGCGAATTGCCTCTACAACTGCGATTATTGCTTTCTCCAAGGACTCTACCCGTCTGGAAACATTGTCCTCTACGTGAACCAAGAAGACATACTAGAAGCCGTAGACCAGGCGATTCCTGAGCGGAGCGATACCAGCCAACCCCTTTACCTAGCCCTCTCCTACAACACAGACCTACTTGGCTTTGAACACCTGTTCCCCGTTTCGCGGTTCTGGATCGAAGCGGCGCGTGCGCGGAGCGATCTGGAGATAGAGATCCGCACCAAGTCTTCCAACTTCCGTGTCATCTCAGACATCCAACCCGACCCCTCGATTCTGCTGGCCTGGACTCTGTCGCCCGATCGCGTCTATCGCCGCTACGAATCTTGGACTGCCTCTCCAAAACGTCGCCTCAAGGCGGCACGTGCCGCGCGGGATGCCGGATGGCGCGTCCGCCTCTGCATCGATCCCGCGATTCCCATCGAGGGCTGGGAATCCGCCTATACCGAGCTGCTCGATGCAGTCCAATCCAGCTTCCAAGCAGAAGAGCTGGATAGCTTCAGCCTAGGCACGTTCCGCATGGGCCTCGACACCTTCAAGACCATACGTAAACAGCGTCCCGATTCAGATCTTTACTTCCAGCAACTCGAACGCAAATCTGGCCTCGTTTCTCTCAAAAATGAGCACCACCAATCCGTCGTCACGTTCATACAGGATAGACTCGAGGAAGCATTTCCCCGAGTCCCCGTGGCCGTCGGTTAA
- a CDS encoding quinone-dependent dihydroorotate dehydrogenase yields MLYSSVIRPYLFRNDPEVAHEWAIDWMERVSAIPPVLKLMEALYTVKDPVTVAGIEFPNRVGLAAGMDKDGRCAPGFTALGFGHVEVGTVTPDGQPGNPKPRMFRFPEEQGLINRMGFNNKGAAAMRHRLEKNFSRATRRGILGVNLGKAKVTPLDQATQDYVKGIEALGPLADYITINISSPNTQGLRDLQGASYLNDLLGPIVGSRTQVSETIERALPIFLKIAPDITEEELDVILDALQQHGFDGIIATNTTLARPGPFSRVDEAGGLSGKPLTDRATEIISIIAQKTKGQLPIIGVGGIMTPEDALEKIKAGASLIQLYTGFVYGGPDFPKQVAKYIAQNT; encoded by the coding sequence ATGCTCTACTCATCCGTCATCCGCCCATACCTATTCCGGAACGATCCCGAGGTGGCTCACGAATGGGCCATCGATTGGATGGAGCGGGTATCTGCCATACCGCCCGTGCTCAAATTGATGGAAGCCCTCTACACTGTGAAAGATCCAGTGACCGTCGCGGGTATCGAGTTTCCAAATCGCGTCGGACTCGCGGCGGGCATGGATAAAGATGGCCGCTGCGCACCTGGTTTTACTGCCCTGGGTTTTGGTCATGTCGAAGTCGGCACGGTAACGCCTGACGGGCAGCCGGGAAATCCCAAGCCACGCATGTTCCGCTTCCCCGAGGAGCAAGGCCTTATCAATCGCATGGGTTTTAATAACAAAGGAGCGGCAGCCATGCGCCACCGCCTCGAAAAGAATTTTTCCAGAGCAACACGACGAGGCATTCTTGGCGTCAACCTAGGAAAGGCAAAAGTCACTCCCCTGGACCAAGCCACTCAAGACTACGTTAAAGGCATCGAAGCTCTGGGCCCCCTTGCTGACTATATCACCATCAATATCAGTAGCCCCAATACCCAAGGGCTCCGCGATCTGCAGGGAGCCTCTTACTTAAACGATTTATTAGGCCCGATCGTAGGATCGCGCACGCAGGTATCCGAGACGATTGAACGCGCCCTTCCCATTTTCCTGAAAATTGCTCCCGACATTACTGAGGAGGAATTGGATGTCATCCTCGATGCCCTCCAGCAACATGGGTTTGACGGCATCATCGCCACAAATACGACGCTCGCTCGTCCAGGTCCTTTCTCGAGGGTCGATGAAGCAGGAGGCTTGTCCGGCAAGCCGCTCACGGATCGTGCAACCGAGATCATCTCGATTATCGCCCAAAAAACCAAAGGGCAGCTCCCCATAATCGGAGTGGGTGGCATCATGACCCCCGAGGACGCCCTGGAAAAGATCAAGGCCGGTGCGTCCCTTATCCAGCTTTACACAGGCTTCGTCTACGGCGGACCAGACTTTCCGAAACAGGTCGCAAAATACATCGCGCAAAACACCTGA
- a CDS encoding helix-turn-helix transcriptional regulator has translation MPRTWDRYALVLVESGTGELRQSEQSWRVDPGTAFVVQPGLPHSYQPDGDSWSETYVIFIGPVFDLWRNQGRFDPLQPITIAEPVSHWKERIQSLVKDSADITPHTLTTEVLNLLQILSDLWMRRGHPEPWLQSSIQALRAQPGKQIDYQAVAQSVHLSYEHFRKKFKVATGVSPHNYRSRFLMEQVARELISTDINLAQLAERYAFTDEFHLAKRFKQITGITPGRYRKTQREFPAKHS, from the coding sequence ATGCCGCGCACTTGGGATCGATACGCTCTAGTGTTGGTTGAAAGCGGAACAGGAGAGTTGCGTCAGTCCGAACAGTCTTGGCGTGTTGATCCCGGCACAGCCTTTGTTGTTCAACCTGGACTCCCCCACAGCTATCAGCCCGATGGCGATAGCTGGTCAGAAACCTATGTTATATTTATAGGACCGGTGTTTGACCTCTGGAGAAATCAAGGGCGCTTCGACCCACTCCAACCGATTACTATCGCTGAGCCTGTTTCTCACTGGAAAGAACGCATACAATCTCTTGTAAAAGACTCGGCTGACATAACACCACACACCCTCACAACCGAAGTGCTCAACCTACTCCAAATATTGAGCGATCTTTGGATGAGAAGAGGCCACCCTGAGCCATGGCTGCAAAGCTCAATTCAGGCTCTCCGGGCTCAGCCTGGGAAACAAATTGACTACCAGGCAGTAGCCCAATCGGTTCATCTGTCTTACGAGCACTTCAGAAAAAAGTTCAAAGTAGCTACTGGAGTCTCTCCGCACAATTACCGGTCACGATTTTTAATGGAGCAGGTCGCACGAGAGCTTATTTCGACAGATATCAATCTTGCTCAACTCGCTGAGCGTTACGCCTTCACTGACGAATTTCACCTCGCCAAGCGATTTAAACAAATCACCGGAATAACACCTGGCCGTTACCGCAAAACCCAACGAGAGTTTCCTGCCAAACACTCATAG
- a CDS encoding phytanoyl-CoA dioxygenase family protein produces the protein MKKYPEESVTISQGVQLEGMADLIEDTDYIFNKKKLKILLDEKGYLFIRGFHPRKEVEFAKNQVLEILHEAGKLAVDSDWHAGKFRAPHNLLGKKVPGVEALLYGKRTMQFFDDLFGEPSRHFDFTWLRAMPPKMASKPHCDIVYMGRGTDELLTTWTPLDDIFRTELGGLMILENSHQTSAKRGSYLDLDVDSYCENSAKAQARIKAGEPIHRAGHLGAHPQSLPRRLGGRWLTADFEMGDLLIFGMKIVHCSLDNQSDRFRISVDSRYQPASQAIDERWIGEKPIGHSLAGARGRVC, from the coding sequence ATGAAAAAATACCCGGAAGAATCTGTGACTATCTCCCAAGGTGTTCAGCTTGAAGGTATGGCTGATCTAATCGAAGATACTGATTATATTTTTAATAAGAAGAAACTTAAAATACTTCTGGATGAAAAAGGATATCTGTTTATACGTGGGTTTCATCCACGTAAAGAAGTAGAATTTGCTAAGAATCAGGTTCTCGAAATTCTCCATGAAGCAGGCAAATTAGCCGTCGATTCAGATTGGCATGCTGGTAAATTTAGAGCACCCCATAATTTACTTGGAAAGAAAGTTCCCGGCGTTGAAGCACTGCTCTATGGAAAACGCACTATGCAGTTCTTTGATGATCTCTTTGGGGAGCCTTCGCGCCATTTTGACTTCACTTGGCTGCGTGCGATGCCTCCAAAGATGGCCTCTAAACCGCATTGTGACATTGTCTATATGGGTCGCGGAACAGATGAGCTCCTCACGACATGGACACCACTAGATGATATCTTTAGGACGGAACTCGGCGGTCTTATGATCTTGGAGAACTCGCATCAGACCTCGGCAAAGCGAGGGAGTTACCTCGATCTGGATGTTGATAGCTACTGCGAGAATTCTGCGAAGGCTCAAGCACGCATCAAAGCAGGAGAGCCCATTCATAGGGCAGGGCATTTGGGTGCGCATCCCCAAAGTCTGCCCCGGCGTCTGGGGGGCCGTTGGCTTACAGCGGACTTTGAAATGGGAGATCTCTTAATTTTTGGAATGAAGATAGTCCATTGCTCGCTTGATAACCAGTCCGACCGTTTCCGTATATCCGTAGATTCTCGTTATCAACCTGCTTCGCAAGCGATCGATGAGAGATGGATTGGCGAAAAACCTATTGGGCATTCACTAGCTGGGGCACGTGGTCGCGTGTGTTAG
- a CDS encoding FAD-dependent oxidoreductase, whose protein sequence is MATLKRQHYHTVIIGAGMAGLAAGIRLALADKPCLILERHEAPGGLNSFYSLRKRRYDVGLHAMTNYVSAGVKGTPLAKIFRQLRIPRDAFDLSEQCGSRIAFPGVDLHFSNDIAVLESEVEAAFPDQIDGFRRLVEFVKTFDATDLDAGERSADPVVAEFISDTLLRHMLYCPICYYGSSRENDIDLGQFVIMFSALFLEGFARPFAGVRQIIRALTQKYANLGGERRMRLGVKQIHTDGPRAQALDLVDGSTITADNIVSTAGMVETARLCSDQPKDSGAEAIGKLSFCETITVLDQQPKDLGWDETIIFFNDAERFDYQSPETGLIDPRSGVICFPNNYQYADGQQLEEGLLRVTALAHYDRWKALDPDAYAAAKEVGYTQLQTAIQPYLAQPAPENFADHILDTDMFTPLTVERFTGHLGGAIYGSTEKRKDGLTHLDNVFIAGTDQGFLGIVGAMLSGISIVNRYLVR, encoded by the coding sequence TTGGCTACGCTGAAGCGACAGCACTACCACACCGTCATTATCGGCGCCGGCATGGCCGGACTCGCCGCTGGCATCCGTCTCGCGCTTGCCGACAAGCCCTGCCTGATTCTCGAACGACACGAGGCCCCGGGAGGGCTAAATTCGTTCTACAGCCTACGTAAACGCCGCTACGACGTGGGTCTACATGCTATGACGAATTACGTCTCGGCAGGCGTCAAAGGCACCCCTCTCGCCAAAATTTTTCGCCAACTCCGGATCCCACGAGACGCCTTCGACCTGAGTGAACAATGCGGCTCCCGCATCGCATTTCCCGGTGTAGATCTCCATTTTTCAAATGACATCGCCGTCCTTGAGTCCGAGGTAGAAGCAGCCTTCCCCGATCAAATCGACGGCTTTCGACGTCTGGTCGAATTTGTCAAAACCTTCGATGCCACCGACCTCGATGCTGGCGAGCGCTCGGCTGATCCTGTAGTGGCCGAATTTATCAGCGATACCCTGTTGCGCCACATGCTCTACTGCCCAATCTGTTACTACGGCAGCTCACGGGAAAATGACATCGATCTAGGCCAGTTCGTCATCATGTTTAGCGCCCTCTTTCTCGAAGGCTTCGCACGGCCCTTCGCGGGTGTCCGCCAAATCATCAGAGCGCTTACCCAGAAATATGCCAACCTCGGTGGCGAGCGCCGTATGCGCCTCGGAGTGAAGCAGATCCACACCGACGGTCCCCGCGCCCAAGCTTTGGATCTGGTTGACGGCAGCACCATCACGGCAGACAACATTGTCTCCACTGCTGGCATGGTAGAAACAGCACGCCTCTGCTCCGACCAACCTAAAGACTCGGGCGCTGAAGCCATCGGCAAGCTTTCCTTTTGCGAAACCATCACCGTCCTTGACCAACAGCCCAAAGACCTAGGTTGGGATGAGACGATCATCTTCTTCAACGATGCCGAACGCTTTGACTACCAGTCTCCCGAAACCGGTCTCATCGATCCTCGCAGTGGCGTCATCTGCTTCCCAAACAACTACCAATACGCCGACGGTCAGCAGCTCGAAGAAGGCCTCCTTCGCGTAACAGCATTAGCCCATTACGATCGCTGGAAAGCCCTGGATCCCGACGCCTATGCAGCAGCCAAAGAAGTCGGATACACTCAGCTCCAAACCGCAATCCAGCCCTATCTAGCCCAACCGGCTCCTGAAAATTTTGCCGATCATATCCTCGATACCGACATGTTCACCCCACTCACCGTCGAGCGCTTCACGGGCCACCTAGGCGGTGCCATCTATGGCAGCACCGAAAAACGTAAAGACGGCCTGACCCACCTGGATAATGTCTTCATCGCCGGAACGGACCAAGGATTCCTCGGCATCGTCGGTGCCATGCTCAGCGGCATTTCAATAGTAAACCGCTACCTCGTGCGCTGA
- a CDS encoding acyl carrier protein: protein MTEEDVKQIVKDIIEEIAPDEDTSDLKDEVRLRDQLDLDSMDFLDIVMELRKQHGIEVPEADYPELASLESCATYLTPKFLAKAAS, encoded by the coding sequence ATGACAGAAGAAGACGTCAAACAAATCGTAAAAGACATCATCGAAGAAATCGCTCCGGACGAGGATACATCTGACCTCAAGGACGAAGTGCGCCTCCGCGACCAGCTTGACCTGGATTCCATGGATTTCCTCGACATCGTCATGGAACTGCGCAAACAACACGGGATTGAAGTCCCTGAAGCAGACTATCCAGAGCTAGCCAGCCTCGAGTCTTGTGCGACCTACCTGACGCCCAAGTTTCTCGCGAAGGCCGCCTCCTAA
- a CDS encoding beta-ketoacyl-[acyl-carrier-protein] synthase family protein encodes MERSRIVITGLGLTSPLGNDLATYRKNLLAGKSGVELIDMRYMGKVPAGVCHFDPYKYQKRKEVRIGTRAGSISIYCCHEAVANSQLDWENFNKERVGVYIGTTEHGNVETENEVYNISQFEYETKYWSHHHNPRTVANNPAGEVTINMGITGPHYAIGAACAAGNAGIIQGLQMLQLGEVDVALAGGVSESIHTFGIFAGFKSQGALAEHEDPTLASRPFDQGRNGIVVSEGGAVYVLERLEDALERGAPIIAEIVGYSINSDASDYVLPNPVQQAVCMRQALKRANLEPMDIDLVSTHATSTPQGDIQECVAIRDVFGDSPTTAVNNTKSYIGHAMGAAGALELAGNLPSLEDGLIHPTINIVDLDPTCDLPTLVKNVPEQRDSVTRILNNSFGMLGINSALIIAKFEE; translated from the coding sequence ATGGAACGCAGTCGCATAGTGATCACAGGTCTAGGCCTAACCTCTCCTCTAGGAAACGACCTGGCTACTTATCGGAAAAACCTTTTAGCTGGAAAAAGCGGTGTCGAGCTGATCGACATGCGCTACATGGGGAAAGTCCCTGCCGGCGTTTGTCATTTCGATCCCTATAAATACCAGAAACGCAAAGAAGTCCGCATCGGCACACGAGCTGGCAGCATCTCCATTTACTGTTGCCACGAAGCTGTCGCGAATAGCCAACTCGATTGGGAAAACTTTAACAAAGAACGCGTTGGCGTCTACATCGGCACCACCGAGCACGGTAACGTCGAAACAGAGAACGAAGTCTACAACATTTCTCAGTTCGAATACGAAACCAAGTATTGGAGCCATCACCACAATCCCCGCACCGTCGCCAATAATCCCGCTGGGGAGGTGACCATTAACATGGGGATCACCGGACCACACTATGCTATTGGTGCTGCCTGCGCTGCAGGAAACGCCGGCATCATCCAAGGCTTACAGATGCTCCAGCTCGGTGAAGTCGATGTGGCCCTGGCCGGTGGCGTTTCGGAGAGCATTCATACTTTCGGGATTTTTGCTGGATTCAAGAGCCAAGGCGCCCTCGCTGAGCACGAAGACCCTACCCTAGCCTCACGCCCATTTGACCAAGGTCGCAACGGGATCGTAGTCAGCGAAGGTGGCGCAGTGTATGTGCTGGAACGCCTTGAAGACGCACTCGAGCGCGGTGCTCCGATTATAGCAGAGATCGTCGGATACAGCATCAATTCCGATGCCAGCGACTACGTATTACCCAACCCCGTGCAACAGGCAGTCTGCATGCGCCAGGCATTGAAACGAGCGAACCTGGAGCCAATGGATATCGACCTCGTGAGCACCCACGCTACGTCCACCCCACAAGGCGACATCCAAGAGTGTGTGGCCATTCGCGATGTTTTCGGCGACTCGCCCACAACCGCAGTCAACAACACCAAGAGCTATATCGGCCACGCCATGGGAGCAGCCGGTGCCCTCGAATTAGCAGGAAATCTCCCCTCACTTGAAGACGGACTGATACACCCGACCATCAACATTGTTGACCTTGACCCCACCTGCGATCTTCCCACGCTCGTGAAGAACGTGCCCGAACAACGCGACTCCGTGACGCGTATCCTCAACAACTCCTTTGGAATGCTCGGGATTAATTCCGCCCTCATCATCGCCAAATTCGAAGAATAA
- a CDS encoding sugar phosphate isomerase/epimerase: MLIPGLVSITFRNLTPREIITICKTNRLKAIEWGGDIHVPHGKITQAQDIAKQTQDAGLSVAAYGSYYKCGVSEAEGLPFRTVLETAVALGAPSIRVWTGNQSSAEIDDAQRSKLAEDCYRICDLASNHGIKVALEYHLNTLADTPESTSEFLKDVNHPNLFSLWQPFPDTSAECGLNQIGQLDEWLLNLHVFHWRNDPPKRRALSEGIKPWQAWIEYLKDSPRTHFLLLEFVRNNSSEALAEDAHILHQLCA; this comes from the coding sequence ATGCTAATTCCCGGCCTGGTATCCATCACTTTTCGAAACCTTACGCCTAGAGAAATCATCACGATCTGTAAGACTAACCGACTCAAAGCCATCGAGTGGGGTGGCGATATCCACGTGCCGCATGGTAAAATCACACAGGCGCAGGACATCGCAAAACAAACCCAAGATGCCGGTCTCTCCGTCGCTGCTTACGGTTCCTACTACAAGTGTGGAGTAAGTGAAGCAGAGGGTCTACCGTTCCGTACGGTCCTAGAAACTGCGGTTGCTCTGGGCGCTCCTTCTATTCGCGTATGGACCGGTAACCAAAGTTCAGCGGAAATCGACGATGCTCAGCGCTCCAAATTAGCTGAAGACTGCTATCGCATCTGCGATCTTGCTAGCAATCACGGCATCAAAGTCGCGCTAGAGTATCACTTAAATACCCTCGCGGACACCCCAGAATCTACTTCTGAGTTTTTAAAAGACGTAAATCACCCGAATCTATTTTCGCTTTGGCAGCCATTTCCAGACACGTCAGCAGAATGTGGCCTCAACCAAATTGGTCAGCTGGATGAATGGCTCCTCAACCTTCACGTTTTTCATTGGCGGAACGATCCACCCAAACGGCGCGCTTTATCTGAAGGCATCAAACCATGGCAAGCATGGATAGAGTATCTCAAAGACTCACCTCGAACTCATTTTTTACTTCTCGAGTTTGTTCGCAATAACTCATCTGAAGCATTGGCAGAAGATGCCCATATCCTTCATCAGCTTTGCGCGTAG
- a CDS encoding hydroxyacid dehydrogenase, with protein sequence MSTQRHILALLSADSAEKIYGPEVRKVFSSYSWSDPFRHDGDWKRATEDDLEQCQIILGGWGSPCLDSDLLSKIPNLELVLYGAGTVRSITSDAFWDRQIPICSAVSANAIPVADFTLAQIILGLKQAFQTVGLHHGEKHTRIREIPYTRTYQAKVGIVSLGNIGRLVAERLQPFDLEVFAYDPFVSRSDADRLGVNMVDLDTLFKTCDAVSVHTPELPETFGLIGYPLLASMPRGSVFINTSRGSVINEPEMIRALTERPDIQALLDVTFPEPAPPDSPLRKLPNVFLTPHISGSHGRECHRMGYYMQQDLENYLAGRPLSYQISHTQFLRSA encoded by the coding sequence ATGTCTACACAGCGCCACATTCTCGCCCTCCTTTCAGCAGATTCAGCCGAGAAAATATACGGTCCGGAGGTCCGCAAAGTGTTCAGCTCCTACTCATGGTCTGACCCATTCCGTCATGACGGAGATTGGAAACGGGCTACGGAGGATGATTTGGAACAGTGCCAAATCATCCTGGGTGGTTGGGGTTCACCGTGTTTAGACTCGGACCTACTGAGTAAAATTCCCAACCTCGAGCTCGTTCTTTACGGAGCAGGCACCGTCCGATCGATAACTTCGGATGCCTTCTGGGATCGACAAATCCCTATCTGCTCTGCCGTGTCCGCGAACGCAATACCTGTGGCCGACTTTACCCTAGCGCAGATCATCCTTGGCCTTAAGCAGGCCTTTCAGACTGTAGGCCTACACCATGGTGAGAAACATACGCGAATCCGTGAGATCCCCTATACCAGAACATACCAGGCCAAGGTGGGCATTGTATCACTCGGGAATATCGGACGTTTGGTAGCAGAAAGGCTCCAGCCCTTTGATCTGGAAGTATTCGCTTATGATCCCTTCGTCTCTCGGAGTGATGCAGATCGACTCGGAGTAAATATGGTGGATCTGGACACCCTGTTTAAGACCTGTGATGCAGTCTCTGTCCATACACCTGAGCTCCCAGAAACTTTTGGGCTGATCGGTTATCCCCTGCTTGCGTCCATGCCGCGCGGGAGTGTTTTTATCAATACCTCTCGCGGATCCGTCATTAATGAACCTGAAATGATCCGTGCTCTAACAGAACGCCCGGACATCCAGGCCCTACTTGATGTAACCTTTCCAGAGCCTGCACCTCCAGACTCACCTCTTAGAAAACTCCCCAATGTTTTTCTAACACCACATATCTCTGGTTCTCATGGCCGCGAGTGTCATCGTATGGGATATTATATGCAACAGGACCTGGAAAACTATCTGGCGGGACGTCCTCTCAGCTACCAGATAAGCCACACACAATTCCTCCGCAGTGCCTAG